The following proteins are encoded in a genomic region of Streptococcus gwangjuense:
- a CDS encoding cysteine desulfurase family protein, whose amino-acid sequence MIYLDNAATTPMSAVAISAMTKVMQETHGNPSSIHGHGRQAGKLLREARQELAQLLGTKPQHIFFTSGGTEGNNTAIIGYCLRHQEQGKHIITTAIEHHAVLETIDYLVQHFGFEVTIIQPENQEILAQQIQKALRDDTILVSTMFANNETGNLLPIAEIGQILKQHPAAYHVDAVQAIGKIPIHPEELGIDFLTASAHKFHGPKGIGFLYASSMDFDSYLHGGDQEQKKRAGTENLAAIVGMLAALKEDLEKQEDNFQHVQNLETAFLAELEGVQYYLNRGQHHLPYVLNIGFPGQKNDLLLLRLDLAGISISTGSACTAGIVQSSHVLEAMYGANSKRLKESVRISLSPENTVEDLHTLAKTLKEIIGG is encoded by the coding sequence TTGATTTATTTGGACAATGCTGCAACGACTCCCATGTCAGCAGTTGCTATTTCAGCGATGACCAAGGTGATGCAAGAAACCCATGGCAATCCATCTAGTATTCATGGTCATGGTCGTCAAGCTGGCAAACTCTTGCGAGAAGCCCGTCAGGAACTAGCTCAGTTACTGGGGACAAAACCTCAACATATCTTTTTCACTTCTGGTGGGACAGAAGGCAACAATACTGCCATCATTGGCTACTGCCTTCGTCATCAAGAACAAGGAAAACATATCATCACAACTGCCATTGAGCACCATGCCGTCCTTGAAACAATTGATTACTTGGTTCAACACTTTGGGTTTGAAGTAACCATTATTCAGCCAGAAAATCAAGAAATCTTAGCCCAGCAAATTCAAAAAGCTTTACGTGATGATACGATTTTGGTTTCTACCATGTTTGCCAATAATGAAACTGGAAACCTACTTCCCATTGCTGAAATTGGCCAAATACTCAAGCAACACCCTGCTGCCTATCATGTTGATGCAGTTCAGGCTATTGGTAAAATCCCTATACACCCAGAAGAATTGGGCATTGATTTTCTCACTGCTTCTGCCCACAAGTTCCATGGTCCTAAGGGAATCGGCTTTCTCTACGCATCTAGCATGGATTTTGATTCCTATCTACATGGCGGAGACCAAGAACAGAAAAAACGTGCAGGGACTGAAAATCTGGCTGCCATCGTAGGCATGCTTGCGGCCCTAAAAGAAGACCTAGAAAAGCAAGAAGACAATTTTCAACATGTACAAAATCTAGAAACTGCCTTTCTTGCAGAGCTAGAGGGAGTTCAGTATTACTTGAATAGAGGACAACATCATCTCCCTTATGTTCTCAATATTGGATTTCCTGGCCAGAAAAACGACCTCTTACTCCTTCGTCTAGATTTAGCTGGAATTTCAATCTCTACTGGCTCAGCCTGTACTGCAGGCATTGTACAATCCAGCCATGTTCTTGAAGCCATGTACGGGGCAAATTCAAAACGCTTGAAGGAATCC
- a CDS encoding ribose-phosphate diphosphokinase — MSDRKNMKLFALNSNQEIAQKIAQAVGVPLGKLSSRQFSDGEIQVNIEESVRGYDVYIIQSTSFPVNNHLMELLIMVDACVRASAHSINVVLPYFGYARQDRIASPREPLTAKLVANMLVKAGVDRILTLDLHAVQVQGFFDIPVDNLFTVPLFAKHYCDKGLLGSDVVVVSPKNSGVKRARSLAEYLDAPIAIIDYPQDDATRNEGYIIGDVEGKKAILIDDILNTGRTFSEAAKIVEREGATEIYAVSSHGLFVEGAAELLDNTNIKEILVTDSVATKEKTPKNVCYITASELIGDAIVRIHERKPVSPLFAYNKKK; from the coding sequence ATGTCAGATAGAAAAAACATGAAACTTTTCGCACTCAACTCTAACCAAGAGATTGCACAGAAAATTGCTCAAGCTGTTGGTGTCCCACTTGGAAAACTATCATCACGTCAATTTTCAGACGGAGAAATTCAAGTAAATATTGAAGAAAGTGTCCGTGGTTATGATGTTTACATCATCCAATCAACAAGTTTCCCTGTTAACAACCACCTAATGGAATTGCTTATCATGGTCGACGCTTGTGTGCGTGCAAGTGCCCACAGCATCAACGTAGTCCTTCCATATTTTGGCTATGCACGTCAAGACCGCATCGCTTCACCTCGTGAGCCACTTACAGCAAAACTGGTTGCCAATATGCTAGTTAAGGCTGGTGTTGATCGTATCCTTACGCTTGATTTACATGCCGTTCAGGTTCAAGGATTCTTTGATATTCCTGTCGATAACCTTTTCACAGTTCCCCTATTTGCAAAACATTATTGCGATAAGGGCTTACTTGGTTCAGATGTTGTTGTTGTCAGCCCTAAAAATTCAGGTGTGAAACGCGCTCGTAGCTTGGCTGAATATCTTGATGCTCCTATCGCCATTATCGACTACCCACAAGACGATGCAACTCGCAACGAAGGTTATATCATCGGTGATGTTGAAGGTAAGAAAGCTATCTTGATTGACGATATTTTAAATACAGGACGTACCTTCTCTGAAGCTGCTAAAATCGTTGAACGTGAAGGTGCTACAGAAATTTATGCTGTTTCTAGCCACGGCCTCTTCGTCGAAGGAGCTGCTGAACTTCTTGACAATACTAATATTAAAGAAATTCTTGTGACTGATTCAGTAGCAACAAAAGAAAAAACTCCTAAAAACGTATGCTACATCACTGCTAGTGAGTTAATTGGTGATGCTATCGTCCGTATCCACGAAAGAAAACCAGTCAGCCCACTCTTTGCTTACAACAAAAAGAAATAA
- a CDS encoding CYTH domain-containing protein, translating to MKHLEIELKTLLKKDEYNRLKDQFTDVTPVLQKNYYIDTPDFELREKKVAMRIRTFEDWAELTLKVPQSVGNMEYNQKLQLKDAENYLSKEELPQGLVLDELAKHGIQSKKWQVLGCLTTLRYEMQTAIGLMALDESQYFDITDYELELEVENHEQGKQDFQQFLEENQIAYQKAPSKLVRFVKSMKNS from the coding sequence ATGAAACATTTAGAAATTGAATTGAAAACACTCTTGAAAAAAGATGAATACAATCGTCTCAAAGACCAGTTCACAGACGTCACTCCTGTTCTTCAAAAAAATTACTACATAGACACACCTGATTTTGAGCTGCGAGAAAAGAAAGTTGCTATGCGCATTCGAACCTTTGAAGACTGGGCAGAATTGACACTCAAAGTCCCGCAAAGTGTTGGAAACATGGAATACAATCAAAAATTGCAACTAAAAGATGCTGAAAACTATCTGAGCAAGGAAGAACTTCCTCAAGGGCTTGTGCTAGATGAATTGGCTAAACATGGTATCCAAAGTAAAAAATGGCAGGTCCTTGGTTGTCTAACAACGCTTCGCTATGAAATGCAAACAGCTATCGGTCTCATGGCGCTGGATGAAAGTCAGTACTTTGATATTACAGATTACGAATTAGAGCTTGAAGTTGAAAATCACGAGCAAGGGAAACAAGATTTCCAGCAATTTTTAGAGGAAAATCAGATTGCTTATCAAAAAGCTCCCTCAAAATTGGTCCGATTTGTCAAAAGCATGAAAAATAGCTGA
- a CDS encoding GTP pyrophosphokinase, translated as MTLEWEEFLDPYIQAVGELKIKLRGIRKQYRKQNKHSPIEFVTGRVKPIESIKEKMARRGITYATLEHDLQDIAGLRVMVQFVDDVKEVVEILRKRQDMRIIQERDYITHRKSSGYRSYHVVVEYSVDTINGAKTILAEIQIRTLAMNFWATIEHSLNYKYQGDFPEEIKKRLEITAKIAHQLDEEMGKIRDDIQEAQALFDPLSRKLNDGVGNSDDTDEEYR; from the coding sequence ATGACCTTAGAATGGGAAGAATTTCTAGATCCTTACATTCAAGCTGTTGGTGAGTTAAAGATTAAACTTCGTGGTATTCGTAAGCAATATCGTAAACAAAATAAGCATTCTCCAATTGAGTTTGTGACTGGTCGAGTCAAGCCAATTGAGAGCATTAAGGAAAAAATGGCTCGTCGTGGCATTACTTATGCGACCTTAGAGCACGATTTGCAGGATATTGCTGGCTTGCGTGTGATGGTTCAGTTTGTAGATGACGTCAAGGAAGTAGTGGAGATTTTGCGCAAACGTCAGGATATGCGGATCATACAGGAGCGCGATTACATTACTCATCGAAAATCCTCAGGCTATCGTTCCTACCATGTGGTAGTTGAATATTCGGTTGATACCATCAATGGAGCCAAGACCATTTTGGCGGAAATTCAGATTCGTACCTTGGCCATGAATTTCTGGGCAACAATAGAACATTCTCTCAACTACAAGTACCAAGGGGATTTCCCAGAGGAAATTAAAAAGAGACTGGAAATTACCGCCAAAATTGCCCATCAGTTGGATGAAGAAATGGGTAAAATTCGAGATGATATTCAGGAAGCCCAGGCTCTTTTTGATCCTTTGAGTAGAAAATTAAATGACGGTGTAGGAAACAGTGACGATACAGATGAAGAATACAGGTAA